The DNA segment CTGGTTGGCTTCCTGCCTGCGGAGTGCATGGCGGACGGCCTGCACCACGGCAGCATGCTGGCTCGTGTACCGCCACAGTTGCTCCGCATTGTGGATCGCCGGCTTCCAGTCGGTGTTCAGCCACCTGCGCAGACATCTTTCCACCAGGGGCAGGGGCGTGATATGGGGAATCTGCTGGGTCTGGATGGCCTGGCCGGCGTCTTCTGGTTCCGCTGCGTCCGGACGACAGGGAAGCCGTCCGTAGGCCAGGATGTACTGGAGCGGGCGCAGGCTGAAGACCAGGAGGCTGACCGGGGCGATGGCAAAGGCAAAGGCCATCCATGTCTGATCCACGGGGCGGCGCGGCGGCAGGAACTGGTAAAAGTCCGGCAGGAAGGTGAGCAGGGGGAGGGCCGTGGAAGCCAGGGCCAGCCCCACGTCCAGGGGCCTCAGGAGTTGTCCCAGCCGGGTCCAGGCGGGCGACAGGGATCTGTGCCCATATCTGTATAACGGGACGCGCAGGATGCTGTAGCAGAAGCCAAAGATGCTGCCCATCACCAGCCCGTGGAGCCCCAACAGGCTCCAGCCAGCCTGGGCCAGCACTTCCGGTGTGGTGAGGTTGAACGCCAGGGTGAAGGTGGCAAACATGGTGACGGCTGGGAGTATTACCGTGCAGAGCCGGTCGAACCTGTCCGCCGCCACCGTGGGTACGGCCAGCCCCACAGACAAGATGAGGGAGACCACGAACACGATCAACCCGATGACCACGGCGATGGGGGGCAGGCCAAAGAGCACGTGATACAGGGCCAACATACCCAGGACAAGGGCCAGTAGCCAGGCGATGGCCAACCCAAACCAGAGCCAGAGGAAGTTCGCCTGGTGTGGATTCTTCCGGTACCACGCGATCCATGCCCCCCAGTTCAGCAGGTCGTGGTTCGGGGGGTTTTCTCCCTGCGCGCCGCGGAGATAGTCGTGGATGTACGGTTCGATACATTGGGGGAAAGATACCACCCATCGATGCAGAGTGACGTAGTCACGCCAGCGGTCGGCCGAAAGCGGCTGCGTGAACCGGGGCGTCAGATCGATGGGGGGAACCACGCCAAATCGACTCATGGACTTACAAGCTCCGTGGGGCACCAAAGCAGAGTTTCCATTCAGCCCATCTTCGCGTACAATGGACGTACAGGTTTCAGGCCGTGATCAGGATGGATTGGGGAACGATGACAACAGAAAATCAGATCGGTCAAGTGGCAAAAGTCGGTCAAGTGGCAAAAGCAGGTAACCGGCGTCTTCTCTGGATCCTCGGCGGGATGGCCGCCCTGGTGCTGGGAGGCTGTACCCTGGCCTTCCTGGCCGCAGTGGCCCTCTTTACCCTCCGGGACAGCGGCGGCGTGACCGCGGCACCACCCCCCCAGGCAATCCCGGTGGTAGTGACACCCCGCCCCTTGCCCACCCCCGTACCGCCGCCGGTGGTCCAGCCGCCGCTCCAGGGTATGGACTATGAGACCGCGGCCCTGGTCAGCATCTACGAGCAGGTCAACCCCTCGGTGGTCAACGTGACGGTCTTGGGCCACAGCGGCCTCACCTTCCCCGATGGTTCCACGCCAGAGGGGCTGGGGCCGGAGGATTTCCTGCCCATCAGCAGCGGCTCTGGTTTTGTGTGGGATACCCAGGGCCATATTGTGACCAACAACCATGTGGTGGAAGGCGCCGAGGAGGTCCAGGTGACCTTTAGCGACGGCACCGTGGCCATTGCTGAGGTGATCGGCACCGACGTGGACAGCGACCTGGCGGTGCTGCGCATTGATCCGGAAGGGTACAACCTGGTGCCGGTACGACTGGGCCGCCTGGAGGACGTCCGGGTCGGCATGCGGGTGGCGGCCATCGGCAATCCCTTCGGCCTGGCCGGTACCCTGACCAGCGGCATCGTCAGCGCCCTGGGCCGTTCCATCCCGGCCCGAGATCGCTTCAGCATTCCGGATTCCATCCAGACCGACGCCGCCATCAACCCGGGCAACTCGGGCGGGCCGCTGCTCAACGAGCGGGGCGAGGTGATCGGCGTCAACGCCCAGATTCGCTCCGAGGTCCGTTCCAACAGCGGCGTGGGCTTTGCCATTCCCGTGACCATCGTGGAACGGGTGGTGCCTGCCCTGATCGAGCAGGGCTACTACGAGCACAGCTACATCGGGGTGAGCGGCGGTACGCTGAGCCCCATCTGTGCGGACGATCTGGGCGTGCCCAAGGAGTTACGGGGCGCAGTCATTGCCGAGGTGTTGCCCAACACGCCCGCCAGCCGGGCCGGACTGCGGGGCGGCTCTGAGCCCTCCGGCACCCACTATCCCAGCATCTGTCCGGACATGCGGGGTGGCGACGTGATCGTGGCCATCAACGATTACCCGGTGACCAAGTTCGACGATCTGCTGGTCTATCTCCAGCGCTACACCTCGCCGGGGGACACGGTCACCCTGACGGTCTGGCGGGATGGGGAGCAAGTCCTGATCGACGTGGTCCTGGCGGCCCGGCCTACGAGCATCGAACGCTGAGCCGGGCCACCCGCGCTTATTCTTCTATCTCAATGGTGTGCTCGGCGCTACCCTGGCGCCACACGCCCTGCGCGTCACCCACCGCCCATGTTGAGCGGATGTGGATGACCCGACGTCGGCGGGGTTCTGCCGGCTGGGGGGGCATGGGCCGCGCCCGGGCAGGTACCTGGGTTGAGGAGGCCTCTGCCCCTTGCGGCGACAGAGGCGCCGAGACGCGCTGGTTCAACTTGCGCAGGAGCAACCGCCAGCCGGCCCGTAAGGCCAGGCTAGTGACGCCGGCCAACACCGGCAGGGCTGCCCGCCCGACCACCGCAGGCAGGCTGTTGCCCCGGGCCGGCAGCGCTGCCTCGTGGTCATATCCACAGCGGACACAGAAACGGGCGTCCAGGGAACTGTCCTGGCCACATTGGGGACAGATACGTCGTACGTTGCTCATGGGCTCCTGTCACTTTCCAGACGTGACGCTACCGGGGACAACCACAGATTTTCACCCACCCATCGTTTGAAAACCGTTCTTGAAAACCGTTCTTGAAAATCGTCCAGGGCCAGGGTGGCTGACGGGGCCAGTGTACCACCGGGGTCCAGTTCGGTCAACCCTGCAGCGCACGGGCCATGCGGGCCAGGGCTTCCTCCAGGGTGGCGCGGGGACAGCCGTAGTTCAGGCGCACAAACCCTTCTCCCGCGGGGCCGAATGCCGCGCCATCGTTCAACGCCACCTTCGCCTCTTCCAGGAAAAACTGCTGGGGCTTAGCAGGCAGATGAGCTTCCCGGCAGTCGATCCAGAGCAGATAGGTGGCCTCGGGCACGGTGGTCTTGAGCTGGGGCATGTGGCGCGCCAGGTAGTCCACGGCAAAGTCCCGGTTGGCGGTCAGGTACGCCAGCAGCGCCGAGAGCCATGCGTCACCCTCCCGGTAGGCCGCCAGGGCTGCCACAAAGCCCATCACGTTGATGTGGGGCACGATGCCGGCCTTGGCCCGCTCCAGCCGGCGGCGCAGGTCGGCGTTGGGGACAATGGCCATGCTGCAGCCCAGGCCGGGAATGTTGTAGGTCTTGCTGGGGGCCACCAGGGTGATGGTGCGGGCTGCGATCTCCGGGTCCAGGCTCGCGATGGGCACGTGTCGGGTCTCGCCCATGAGCAGGTCGCAGTGGATTTCGTCGGAGCAGATGACCAGATCATGTCGGGCGCAGAGCTCGGCCATGGTGCTCAGCTCGGCCGGCGTGAAGGCTCGCCCCACCGGGTTGTGGGGATTGCACAGGATGAAGAGGCGGGTGCGTTCATCCAGGGCCGCCTGGAATGCGTCCGGGTCAAACTCGTAGCGGGGATGGAGGCGATCCTGGTGGCGCACCTGGGAGACGGCCAGGTCTGCGGTCTGTAGCCGGCGATCCTGGTTGCCTGGCGCGGTGAGGAAGGGCGGGTAGACCGGCGTGCTGACCACCACCGCGTCCCCTGGCTCGCCGATGGCCCGGGTCACCACGTTGAGGCCGCAGACCAGGCCCGGCAGAAAGAGGATGTCGTCGGGGCTGATCTGCCAGCGGTGGAGCCTGGCCATCCGTTCGCAGATGAGTTCCTTGAGGGCCAGCGGCTCCATGCCGTAGCCGAAGATGCCGTGGTCCACCCGCTGGTGGAGGGCCTCCAGCACGGCTGGCGGTGAGGGGAAGTCCATGTCGGCTACCCAGAGGGGCAGCACATCGTCGCCGTAGACGCCCCATTTGGCGCTGTCGCTCCCGCGGCGCTCCACGTACTGGTCGAAGTTGTAGGAATCGGCGTGCAAGGTATCGAAATTACCAGAAGAAGACATGATGGATCCGTAACGGTTGTGTGATGGCGTTATGATAGATGGCCGGGGAGGAGAGGCAGCTACCGCTGGCCCACCTCCCCGGCTGTTTTCTGTCGGGCTTGTGAGCCCAGAGCCTGTTGATCCCGGGCCAGATCGTCGTAGTGCAGGATGAACCGGCGGCGGGGGTCGTTGCGGTAGGTGGCCCGGGCCATGGTGGTGGTGGCGATGGGCGACGTGATGAAGAAGAGGACGATCAAGATCAACATCCGCAGCAATTCGCCCTGGCCATAGTAGAGGCCGGCGCTGAGGAGCAGGCAGCTTACCCCCAGGGTGGCCGCCTTGCCGGCTGCGTGCATGCGGGCGTAGACGTCCGGCAGCCGCAGGATGCCGATGGCGCTGATCAGGTTAAAGAGCACCCCCACTGCGGCCAGGGCCAGGATGAGCCCTTCCCAAAGCGTCATGATCGTTACCCTCGCTTCTCTGAAATGTGCCGCTCGGTCCGTTCTGGCTCCCACTCGGTGACGTTGGCCTGCTCCAGGTAGCGGGCCAGCATGACCGTACCCAGGAAGCCCAGGGCCGCGGTCACAATGGCCACGTCCAGCAGGACGGCCGCCTCGCCCCGCAGGGCAATCAGGGCCAGGATCCCCACCGCGTGGATGGCGATGATGTCGAAAGCCACCGTGCGGTTGGGCAGGTTCGGGCCTAAGTACAGGCGGATGAAACAGAGGACCAGGGAGATGCTCAGGATGGCGGTGAGGATGGTCAGCCCGGTTTCAAAGATGTTCATATTGCTTCCTCTCCCCTCGAAATTTGCCAGATCAGGCGCTCAAACCCCTGTTTGATGGAACGCCGGAACTTTTCTGGATCTTCTACCACCAGGTTGTGGACGTACAGGACCTTGCGCCCCGTGGTGTCCTGACCCAGCTCCACGCTCAGGGTGCCGGGCGTGAGGGTGATCACCGAGGCCAGCACGGTGATCTCCAGGTCGGTGGTGATATCCAGTGGAATGGCCACAATGCCCGGATCCAGCCGGGGGCGGGGTTGCAGCACCAGCCAGGCCAGCTCGATGTTGCTGACCAGGATTTCCCAGATGACGTG comes from the Litorilinea aerophila genome and includes:
- a CDS encoding S1C family serine protease, which gives rise to MAKAGNRRLLWILGGMAALVLGGCTLAFLAAVALFTLRDSGGVTAAPPPQAIPVVVTPRPLPTPVPPPVVQPPLQGMDYETAALVSIYEQVNPSVVNVTVLGHSGLTFPDGSTPEGLGPEDFLPISSGSGFVWDTQGHIVTNNHVVEGAEEVQVTFSDGTVAIAEVIGTDVDSDLAVLRIDPEGYNLVPVRLGRLEDVRVGMRVAAIGNPFGLAGTLTSGIVSALGRSIPARDRFSIPDSIQTDAAINPGNSGGPLLNERGEVIGVNAQIRSEVRSNSGVGFAIPVTIVERVVPALIEQGYYEHSYIGVSGGTLSPICADDLGVPKELRGAVIAEVLPNTPASRAGLRGGSEPSGTHYPSICPDMRGGDVIVAINDYPVTKFDDLLVYLQRYTSPGDTVTLTVWRDGEQVLIDVVLAARPTSIER
- a CDS encoding zinc ribbon domain-containing protein, coding for MSNVRRICPQCGQDSSLDARFCVRCGYDHEAALPARGNSLPAVVGRAALPVLAGVTSLALRAGWRLLLRKLNQRVSAPLSPQGAEASSTQVPARARPMPPQPAEPRRRRVIHIRSTWAVGDAQGVWRQGSAEHTIEIEE
- a CDS encoding MalY/PatB family protein, with translation MSSSGNFDTLHADSYNFDQYVERRGSDSAKWGVYGDDVLPLWVADMDFPSPPAVLEALHQRVDHGIFGYGMEPLALKELICERMARLHRWQISPDDILFLPGLVCGLNVVTRAIGEPGDAVVVSTPVYPPFLTAPGNQDRRLQTADLAVSQVRHQDRLHPRYEFDPDAFQAALDERTRLFILCNPHNPVGRAFTPAELSTMAELCARHDLVICSDEIHCDLLMGETRHVPIASLDPEIAARTITLVAPSKTYNIPGLGCSMAIVPNADLRRRLERAKAGIVPHINVMGFVAALAAYREGDAWLSALLAYLTANRDFAVDYLARHMPQLKTTVPEATYLLWIDCREAHLPAKPQQFFLEEAKVALNDGAAFGPAGEGFVRLNYGCPRATLEEALARMARALQG
- the mnhG gene encoding monovalent cation/H(+) antiporter subunit G — translated: MTLWEGLILALAAVGVLFNLISAIGILRLPDVYARMHAAGKAATLGVSCLLLSAGLYYGQGELLRMLILIVLFFITSPIATTTMARATYRNDPRRRFILHYDDLARDQQALGSQARQKTAGEVGQR
- a CDS encoding monovalent cation/H+ antiporter complex subunit F; translation: MNIFETGLTILTAILSISLVLCFIRLYLGPNLPNRTVAFDIIAIHAVGILALIALRGEAAVLLDVAIVTAALGFLGTVMLARYLEQANVTEWEPERTERHISEKRG
- a CDS encoding Na+/H+ antiporter subunit E, whose translation is MANNRPQRPTEAEGPTPRGMALLLTINVLIALLWPAFFPIFGNFWEYGIGFVVGHLILMIYRRDYLHHNVRVTIFLAHVIWEILVSNIELAWLVLQPRPRLDPGIVAIPLDITTDLEITVLASVITLTPGTLSVELGQDTTGRKVLYVHNLVVEDPEKFRRSIKQGFERLIWQISRGEEAI